GAGAGAAGCCTGATCTGAAAGTGAAATTTATATTCGGTTCTCTCTCATTGCAAGTTTTTGCTAGAGTCGTCTGTTGCGAAAAAATGGATGACGTTTTTATTGTTAACTCATTTTTCTATGGTCTCTAAAAAATATGATTTCTGAAGATGAAATTCTGAACGCTAGGCTTTTAATCGTAGACGACGAGCCGAACAATGTCTTCCTTCTTGAGCAGGGCCTGAGTAAGGGCGGTTTTAAAAATTTGAGATCCACAACCGACCCTCGGGAGGCGCTTGAAATCTACCCTGAGTTCAAACCGCATTTGGTTCTGCTGGATTTGAAGATGCCGCATATGGACGGTTTTCAGGTCATGGAAAAAATCAAGGAAATTGAGGAGAACGGTTATGTCTCGGTCCTTGTATTGACGGCCTTTATTGACCGCGCAACCCGCCTCAAATCGCTACAGCATGGCGCGCGTGATTTTCTGACGAAACCGATTGATTTGATGGAGACAATTTGCCGCGTTCGCAATTTGGTGGAAGTGCGGCTGTTGAATGAAAGTCTGGAAAGCAAGGTGCGCGAGCGCACCGAAGAATTGAACGCGACTCGCATCGAGATCATTCGCAAGCTGGGGCGCGCGGCGGAATACCGCGATAATGAAACCGGCATGCACGTGGTGCGCATGAGTCATTTTTCCGCCTCACTGGCGAAGCACATGGGTTTCGACGAAGCGCATTGTGAATTGATCCTGAACGCCAGCCCCATGCACGATATTGGCAAGATCGGTATCCCGGACGGGATTCTCCTGCATCCTGGCAAGCTGGAGAGCGAGAAGTGGGAAAAAATGAAGACGCATACCGAAATCGGCGGCTTGATACTCGATGGCAGTCAGCATGAGTTGCTTCAACTGGCGCAAAAGATCGCCTTGTCTCATCATGAAAAATGGGATGGATCCGGCTACCCCGAAGGCTTGAAGGGGGAGGACATTCCCATTGAAGTGCGTATTATTTCCATCTGCGATGTTTTTGACGCTCTGACTTCGGAGCGGCCCTATAAAAAAGCCTGGCCGGTGGAAGAGGCTCTGGATTTCATTAAAGGGCAAAGAGAACTTCACTTTGACCCCGAAGTGGTGGATCGTTTCCTGGAAGTGATGCCGGAAATTTTGGAGATAAAGGATAAGTTTCGCGATTGACCGGCGGGTCAATTCCCCGCTGAAAACTGTTGTCTGGCACGTTTCACTCATCTCTTATCGACCTTGCTCAGCGGATCAGGTAAAAAATGAAGCCGAAGGTTTTGTATGTTGAAGATAATAAGGCCAACCTGGATTTGGTCAAGGCGATCTTCCGCCGTCGCCCGGAGCTGGAGCTTATTTCGGCGACCGACGCCACCGTGGGAATCGAAATGGCTCAAGACCAGCTTCCAAGCCTGATTCTGATGGACATTAATTTACCGGGCATGAACGGCATGGACGCGTTCCAGCGCCTGCGGGAAATTCAGGAAACGCAGGACATCCCCGTCATTGCGCTCAGCGCCAATGCCATGCGTTCGGACATTCAGGCCTGCCTGGACATGGGCTTCGCCGCCTATATCACCAAGCCCATCCAAATCAAAGAGTTTCTTGATAAATTGGACTCCATCCTCAAGCCATAAAGTCTGGCATTGGTTTTTCCAAATGTGAACAAATCGCTTTGTGGAAAACTGAAAATATGCTAGAGTGACCGCCTTTCCAACTTAAATTTTCTTTTTTGCCCCAAACTCTGGCGAATGAACCCACAGGACAATCCCGATCATCGCATTGTCATTACTGGCATTGGACTCACCGCGCCCAATGGCAATAATCTGAC
This window of the Candidatus Nitrohelix vancouverensis genome carries:
- a CDS encoding response regulator is translated as MISEDEILNARLLIVDDEPNNVFLLEQGLSKGGFKNLRSTTDPREALEIYPEFKPHLVLLDLKMPHMDGFQVMEKIKEIEENGYVSVLVLTAFIDRATRLKSLQHGARDFLTKPIDLMETICRVRNLVEVRLLNESLESKVRERTEELNATRIEIIRKLGRAAEYRDNETGMHVVRMSHFSASLAKHMGFDEAHCELILNASPMHDIGKIGIPDGILLHPGKLESEKWEKMKTHTEIGGLILDGSQHELLQLAQKIALSHHEKWDGSGYPEGLKGEDIPIEVRIISICDVFDALTSERPYKKAWPVEEALDFIKGQRELHFDPEVVDRFLEVMPEILEIKDKFRD
- a CDS encoding response regulator, with the protein product MKPKVLYVEDNKANLDLVKAIFRRRPELELISATDATVGIEMAQDQLPSLILMDINLPGMNGMDAFQRLREIQETQDIPVIALSANAMRSDIQACLDMGFAAYITKPIQIKEFLDKLDSILKP